The following are encoded together in the Xanthomonas sacchari genome:
- a CDS encoding CorA family divalent cation transporter has product MITIHRFGGTSDTPVCWVDLCRPSEAELAEVDEKVGFAVPTRAAIGEIEFSSRVRVEGEVLFLNVPRFQDEDGPTAPLGFAVSPRVLVTQREQPMASLDAVAAQLQHSPCRSSDDLLLRLLDELVGRLADRLEALEAQITETTRAAFAKPHARHKSRHLERMLHDVGDMGRRLGGMHNAGHGLLRVATYLDDAAPDWFGEDAAKRIGLLHKDLATLIEFEQHLDDRIEFLLDSVLGMINVDQNNVMKVMAVASVVGIPPTVLVGIWGMNFAHMPELKWHDAYYWALGVIALSMLLPLAWFRRRGWV; this is encoded by the coding sequence ATGATCACCATCCACCGCTTCGGCGGCACCTCCGATACGCCGGTGTGCTGGGTGGACCTGTGCCGGCCGAGCGAGGCGGAGCTGGCCGAGGTCGACGAGAAGGTCGGTTTCGCGGTGCCGACGCGCGCGGCCATCGGCGAGATCGAGTTCAGCAGCCGGGTGCGGGTGGAAGGCGAGGTGCTGTTCCTCAACGTGCCGCGCTTTCAGGACGAGGACGGGCCGACCGCGCCGCTCGGGTTCGCGGTGTCGCCGCGGGTGCTGGTGACCCAGCGCGAGCAGCCGATGGCCTCGCTGGATGCGGTGGCCGCGCAGCTGCAGCATAGCCCCTGCCGCAGCAGCGACGACCTGCTGCTGCGCCTGCTCGACGAACTGGTCGGGCGCCTGGCCGACCGCCTGGAAGCGCTGGAGGCGCAGATCACCGAAACCACGCGCGCGGCCTTCGCCAAGCCGCATGCGCGGCACAAGTCGCGCCACCTGGAGCGGATGCTGCACGACGTCGGCGACATGGGCCGGCGCCTGGGCGGCATGCACAACGCCGGCCACGGTCTGCTGCGCGTGGCCACCTACCTGGACGACGCCGCGCCGGACTGGTTCGGCGAGGACGCGGCCAAGCGCATCGGTCTGTTGCACAAGGATCTGGCCACCCTGATCGAATTCGAGCAGCACCTGGACGACCGCATCGAGTTCCTGCTCGACAGCGTGCTGGGCATGATCAACGTCGACCAGAACAACGTGATGAAGGTGATGGCGGTGGCCTCGGTGGTCGGCATCCCGCCGACGGTGCTGGTCGGCATCTGGGGAATGAACTTCGCGCACATGCCCGAGCTGAAATGGCACGACGCCTACTACTGGGCGCTGGGCGTGATCGCGCTGAGCATGCTGTTGCCGCTGGCCTGGTTCCGCCGGCGCGGCTGGGTCTGA
- a CDS encoding AraC family transcriptional regulator gives MTALAHRYQEMAALVARLATPDGDHETAIEGFFCSYRSAPSPKTHTAQWPVFALVLQGEKCLTLGNEEYRYGVGTFLLVTLDLPVVSRITQASPEQPLLGVGMSIRPDRLRELLERIPLPPQVGAERPRGVSVNTACPDLLDATLRMLRLLERPADIAAMAPLIEQEILYRLLVGPCGPNLLRIAQEDSPSNRIAKAIAWLRQHYAEPLRIEDLARQVNMSVSSLHHHFSAVAAMTPLQYQKQLRLREARRLMVVERMDVGAAGYRVGYQSPSQFSREYSRLYGRSPRSDLAEQLGLAG, from the coding sequence ATGACCGCGCTCGCCCACCGCTACCAGGAAATGGCCGCCCTGGTTGCCCGATTGGCCACGCCCGATGGCGACCACGAGACCGCTATCGAGGGCTTCTTCTGTTCCTACCGCTCCGCGCCGTCGCCGAAGACGCACACCGCGCAGTGGCCTGTCTTCGCGCTGGTATTGCAGGGCGAGAAGTGCCTGACCCTGGGCAACGAGGAGTACCGCTACGGCGTCGGCACCTTTCTGCTGGTGACGCTGGATCTGCCTGTGGTCTCGCGCATCACCCAGGCCAGCCCGGAACAGCCGCTGCTGGGCGTGGGCATGTCGATCCGGCCGGACCGGCTGCGCGAACTGCTCGAGCGGATTCCGTTGCCGCCGCAGGTCGGCGCCGAACGCCCGCGCGGGGTGTCGGTCAACACCGCCTGCCCGGACCTGCTGGACGCCACGCTGCGCATGCTGCGGCTGCTGGAACGTCCGGCCGACATCGCGGCGATGGCGCCGCTGATCGAACAGGAGATCCTGTATCGCCTGCTGGTCGGACCATGCGGGCCGAACCTGCTGCGCATCGCCCAGGAGGACAGCCCCAGCAACCGCATCGCCAAGGCCATCGCCTGGTTGCGCCAGCACTACGCCGAACCGCTGCGGATCGAGGACCTGGCGCGCCAGGTCAACATGAGCGTGTCCTCGCTGCATCACCATTTCAGCGCGGTCGCGGCGATGACGCCGTTGCAGTACCAGAAGCAGTTGCGTCTGCGCGAGGCGCGGCGGCTGATGGTGGTCGAACGCATGGACGTGGGCGCCGCCGGCTACCGCGTCGGCTACCAGAGTCCATCGCAGTTCAGTCGCGAATACAGCCGGCTGTACGGACGTTCGCCGCGCAGCGACCTGGCCGAGCAGCTGGGCCTAGCTGGCTGA
- a CDS encoding DUF4410 domain-containing protein, producing the protein MKLQWKTLALLSVMLLATGCATNSVVHQSYKATTAETYWYQLTGNDDTDAESLAMFRRQLDAQLDAAHLHGTQGQANARKMTIVIDHYYMRSNGARFWAGIMAGRDKIKSRISVADANGKTAAQFDVESTNSTAWGTSEGLIERHAQEIVARLKQLQ; encoded by the coding sequence ATGAAACTGCAATGGAAAACGCTCGCGCTGCTGAGCGTGATGTTGCTGGCGACCGGCTGTGCGACCAACAGCGTGGTGCACCAGAGCTACAAGGCGACCACCGCCGAAACCTACTGGTACCAGCTCACCGGCAACGACGACACCGATGCCGAAAGTCTGGCCATGTTCCGCCGCCAGCTAGACGCGCAACTGGACGCGGCGCACCTGCACGGCACACAGGGCCAGGCCAATGCGCGCAAGATGACCATCGTCATCGATCACTACTACATGCGCAGCAATGGCGCGCGCTTCTGGGCCGGCATCATGGCCGGGCGCGACAAGATCAAGAGCCGCATCAGCGTCGCCGATGCCAACGGCAAGACCGCCGCGCAGTTCGATGTGGAGTCGACCAACAGCACCGCCTGGGGCACCTCCGAAGGCCTGATCGAGCGCCACGCGCAGGAGATCGTCGCGCGGCTCAAGCAACTGCAGTAG
- a CDS encoding transporter substrate-binding domain-containing protein: MTRRLATALLGAALALALPAYAAPSHLDSVLQRGVLRVCTTGDYAPYSRLRSDGTYEGIDIALAQSLADSLEVTLQWVPTRWPTLLPDLHADRCDIAVGGISVSLPRQRQAWFSAVLEVDGKIPLVRCVDQARYRDIAQIDRPEVRVIEPRGGTNEAFARRELPHAQLLLSDDNPAIFRDLREGRADVMITDASEARFQQRQVPGLCAVAPQRPLQYSEKAFLLPRDDMAWKAYVDQWLHLSKASGAYARIVAAWLGDPEPIP; encoded by the coding sequence ATGACCCGACGCCTGGCCACCGCCCTGCTCGGCGCCGCGCTGGCGCTGGCGCTGCCCGCGTACGCCGCGCCCTCGCACCTGGACAGCGTCCTGCAACGCGGCGTGCTGCGCGTGTGCACCACCGGCGACTACGCGCCCTACAGCCGCCTGCGCAGCGACGGCACCTACGAAGGCATCGACATCGCCCTGGCGCAATCGCTGGCCGACAGCCTGGAGGTCACGCTGCAATGGGTACCGACGCGCTGGCCGACGCTGCTGCCGGACCTGCACGCCGACCGCTGCGACATCGCCGTCGGCGGCATCTCGGTCTCGCTGCCGCGGCAACGCCAGGCGTGGTTCAGTGCGGTGCTGGAGGTCGACGGCAAGATCCCGCTGGTGCGCTGCGTCGACCAGGCGCGCTACCGCGACATCGCCCAGATCGACCGCCCCGAGGTGCGGGTGATCGAACCGCGCGGCGGCACCAACGAGGCGTTCGCCCGCCGCGAACTGCCGCATGCGCAACTGCTGCTGTCCGACGACAACCCCGCCATCTTCCGCGACCTGCGCGAGGGCCGCGCCGACGTCATGATCACCGACGCCTCCGAGGCGCGCTTCCAGCAGCGCCAGGTGCCCGGTCTGTGCGCGGTGGCGCCGCAGCGGCCGCTGCAGTACAGCGAGAAGGCGTTCCTGCTGCCGCGCGACGACATGGCCTGGAAGGCCTACGTCGACCAGTGGCTGCACCTGAGCAAGGCCAGCGGCGCCTATGCACGGATCGTGGCGGCGTGGCTGGGCGATCCGGAACCAATCCCCTGA
- a CDS encoding lytic transglycosylase domain-containing protein produces MSLARAALCLLLCCGVAAGASARTVYRCVRDGTVSLATAPEPGSRCTPKELDDAAIATPNLWGNLGVFSGTLYEREQDGRLVYSTRNLPGSRPYLRFTAVTPPGESAHPGLGKLGAPQLQAHAKQFRAAARATGVDEPWLRAIAHAESGFDAAAVSPKGAQGVMQLLPEVAKEYGVRDPFAADQSIDGGARYMRALLRRYGGDRVLAAAAYNAGIGTVTRYGGVPPYAETREYIDKVMALYQRYRTAMGIAVETPAQ; encoded by the coding sequence ATGTCGCTTGCCCGTGCCGCGCTGTGCCTGCTGCTGTGCTGCGGCGTCGCCGCCGGCGCGTCCGCGCGCACGGTGTACCGCTGCGTGCGCGATGGCACGGTCAGCCTGGCCACCGCACCGGAACCGGGCTCGCGCTGCACGCCGAAGGAGCTGGACGATGCGGCGATCGCCACACCCAACCTGTGGGGCAACCTGGGCGTGTTCAGCGGCACCCTGTACGAGCGCGAGCAGGATGGGCGGTTGGTCTACTCCACGCGCAACCTGCCGGGCTCGCGGCCCTACCTGCGCTTCACTGCGGTGACGCCGCCCGGGGAGAGCGCGCATCCCGGCCTGGGCAAGCTCGGGGCGCCGCAACTGCAGGCGCATGCCAAACAGTTCCGCGCCGCGGCGCGCGCCACCGGGGTGGACGAGCCGTGGCTGCGCGCGATCGCGCATGCCGAGAGCGGCTTCGACGCCGCCGCGGTGTCGCCCAAGGGTGCGCAGGGGGTCATGCAATTGTTGCCGGAGGTGGCCAAGGAATACGGCGTGCGCGATCCGTTCGCGGCCGACCAGTCCATCGACGGCGGCGCACGCTACATGCGTGCGCTGCTGCGTCGCTATGGTGGCGATCGGGTGCTGGCCGCAGCCGCCTACAACGCCGGCATCGGCACGGTGACGCGTTACGGCGGCGTGCCGCCGTACGCGGAGACCCGCGAGTACATCGACAAGGTGATGGCGCTGTACCAGCGCTATCGCACCGCGATGGGCATCGCCGTGGAAACGCCGGCGCAGTAG
- the treA gene encoding alpha,alpha-trehalase TreA, giving the protein MSHAAPPCCTPLLSLSLGLLLGNVDTAMAEAGPATTLTAPVPPPQTPDLAYPELFQAVQQQELFDDQKHFVDALPLRDPALINADYLAQRQQPGFDLRRFVAANFEESGPVQTEAIRQDTGLREHIDALWPLLVRRQVDVPPYSSLLSLPHPYVVPGGRFREVYYWDSYFTMLGLVESGEHERSRQMLDNFAYLIDTYGHIPNGNRTYYLSRSQPPFFSHMVQLQAKVEGDAAWARYLPQLQKEYAYWMEGAQTLAPGSAHAHVVRLADGSLLNRYWDARDTPRPEAWLHDVRTAAEAKDRPAAEVYRDLRAGAESGWDYSSRWLGDRKTLASIRTTAIVPVDLNSLLYHLETTLALACAKNPGAPGCDTDYAALASARKTAIDKHLWSDAGYYADYDWQQRRLREQVTAAALYPLFVGVASPARAKRTADTVQAQLLRPGGVATTRLHTGQQWDEPNGWAPLQWIAVDGLRRYGQDTLAQRIGSRFLARVQALFAQQHKLVEKYGVDAQAKGGGGGEYALQDGFGWTNGVTLLLMDLYNAPAATAPTAPQPRTQPEPEPALP; this is encoded by the coding sequence ATGAGCCATGCCGCTCCTCCCTGCTGCACCCCGCTGCTGAGCCTGTCACTCGGCCTGTTGCTCGGCAACGTCGACACTGCCATGGCCGAGGCCGGTCCCGCGACGACGCTGACCGCCCCGGTGCCGCCGCCGCAGACGCCCGACCTGGCCTACCCGGAACTGTTCCAGGCGGTGCAGCAGCAGGAACTGTTCGACGACCAGAAGCACTTCGTCGACGCGCTGCCGCTGCGCGACCCGGCGCTGATCAACGCCGACTATCTGGCGCAGCGCCAGCAGCCCGGTTTCGACCTGCGCCGTTTCGTCGCCGCCAACTTCGAGGAATCCGGCCCGGTGCAGACCGAGGCGATCCGCCAGGACACCGGCCTGCGCGAGCACATCGACGCGCTGTGGCCGCTGCTGGTGCGCCGCCAGGTCGACGTGCCGCCCTACAGCAGCCTGCTGTCGCTGCCGCACCCCTACGTGGTGCCGGGCGGGCGCTTCCGCGAGGTCTACTACTGGGATTCCTACTTCACCATGCTCGGCCTGGTGGAGAGCGGCGAGCACGAACGCAGCCGGCAGATGCTGGACAACTTCGCCTACCTGATCGACACCTACGGGCACATCCCCAACGGCAACCGCACCTACTACCTGAGCCGCTCGCAGCCGCCGTTCTTCTCGCACATGGTGCAGTTGCAGGCCAAGGTGGAAGGCGATGCCGCCTGGGCGCGCTACCTGCCGCAGTTGCAGAAGGAATACGCGTACTGGATGGAAGGCGCGCAGACCCTGGCCCCAGGCAGCGCGCATGCGCACGTGGTGCGCCTGGCCGACGGCAGCCTGCTCAACCGCTACTGGGACGCCCGCGACACGCCGCGCCCGGAAGCCTGGCTGCACGACGTGCGCACCGCCGCCGAGGCCAAGGACCGCCCCGCCGCCGAGGTCTACCGCGACCTGCGCGCCGGTGCCGAGAGCGGCTGGGACTATTCCAGCCGCTGGCTCGGCGACCGCAAGACCCTGGCCAGCATCCGCACCACCGCGATCGTCCCGGTCGACCTCAACAGCCTGCTCTACCACCTGGAGACCACCCTGGCCCTGGCCTGCGCCAAGAACCCGGGCGCGCCCGGCTGCGACACCGACTATGCCGCCCTGGCCAGCGCCCGCAAGACCGCGATCGACAAGCACCTGTGGAGCGATGCCGGCTACTACGCCGACTACGACTGGCAGCAGCGCCGGCTGCGCGAGCAGGTCACCGCCGCGGCGCTGTACCCGCTGTTCGTCGGCGTTGCCTCGCCGGCGCGGGCCAAGCGCACTGCCGACACCGTGCAGGCGCAGTTGCTGCGCCCCGGCGGCGTGGCGACCACGCGCCTGCACACCGGCCAGCAGTGGGACGAACCCAACGGCTGGGCGCCGCTGCAATGGATCGCCGTGGACGGCCTGCGCCGCTACGGCCAGGACACGCTGGCGCAGCGCATCGGCAGCCGTTTCCTGGCGCGGGTGCAGGCGCTGTTCGCGCAGCAGCACAAGCTGGTGGAGAAGTACGGCGTGGACGCGCAGGCCAAGGGCGGCGGCGGCGGCGAGTACGCGTTGCAGGACGGCTTCGGCTGGACCAACGGCGTCACCCTGCTGCTGATGGATCTGTACAACGCCCCGGCCGCAACCGCGCCCACCGCGCCGCAGCCGCGCACGCAGCCGGAACCGGAGCCGGCATTGCCCTGA